A genome region from endosymbiont of Acanthamoeba sp. UWC8 includes the following:
- the rplL gene encoding 50S ribosomal protein L7/L12 encodes MANLQNLVDELSTLSVLEAAELSKMLEEKWGVSAAAPVAMAAMPAAGGGESAAEQTEFDAVLTDIGANKVSVIKEVRTFTGLGLVEAKNLVESAPKAIKSGVSKDEAQKIKVALEAAGAKVEIK; translated from the coding sequence ATGGCAAATTTACAAAACCTAGTTGACGAGTTATCAACCTTATCAGTTCTTGAGGCTGCTGAGTTATCTAAAATGCTTGAAGAGAAGTGGGGCGTTTCTGCTGCTGCACCGGTCGCTATGGCTGCTATGCCTGCTGCCGGCGGGGGTGAATCTGCGGCTGAGCAAACTGAATTCGATGCGGTTTTAACTGATATCGGTGCAAATAAAGTTAGCGTAATTAAAGAAGTAAGAACCTTTACAGGACTTGGTCTTGTTGAAGCTAAAAACTTAGTTGAGTCAGCGCCTAAAGCAATTAAGAGCGGAGTTTCTAAAGACGAAGCGCAAAAAATTAAAGTTGCATTAGAAGCTGCTGGAGCAAAAGTTGAGATTAAATAA
- the rplJ gene encoding 50S ribosomal protein L10 has protein sequence MVKTVNKNREIKCQVVESMQEVFASNNIVIIMHNKGLTVSDVKDLRKKVKQAESKYIVAKNTLVRLALRESKFAELEKLMQGPTSIAYSNDPVAVSKILSDFTKVNEKLEIRGAIMDGAYLDVNAIKTLASLPSLDELRAKFLGLLNAPATKIAQILQAPGAQVARVLSAYSKK, from the coding sequence TTGGTAAAGACTGTGAATAAGAATAGAGAAATTAAATGTCAAGTTGTTGAAAGTATGCAAGAAGTATTTGCATCCAACAATATTGTCATCATAATGCATAACAAAGGTCTGACTGTCTCTGATGTAAAAGATTTGAGAAAAAAAGTGAAACAGGCAGAAAGTAAATATATAGTTGCTAAAAATACATTAGTAAGACTCGCTTTAAGAGAATCGAAATTTGCTGAATTGGAAAAGTTAATGCAGGGTCCAACCTCGATAGCTTATTCTAATGATCCGGTTGCCGTCTCTAAGATATTAAGCGACTTTACTAAAGTAAATGAAAAGCTGGAGATCCGTGGTGCTATCATGGATGGTGCGTATCTTGATGTTAATGCGATTAAAACATTGGCTTCATTACCATCTCTTGATGAACTAAGAGCTAAGTTCTTAGGGCTCTTGAATGCGCCTGCGACAAAAATTGCTCAGATTCTTCAAGCTCCTGGTGCTCAGGTAGCAAGAGTTTTAAGTGCATATTCTAAAAAATAA
- the rplA gene encoding 50S ribosomal protein L1, which produces MAKLSKRLKKSFELVSENQVYSLDEALQIVKKYAVEAKTKFDETVDVVFKLGVDPRQSDQMVRGVVAMPNGLGKQVRVAVFAKPERMEEAKKAGADVVGGDDLVEEVKNGRLDFDLCIATPDMMVKVGTLGKVLGPKGMMPNPKLGTVSNDIAAAVKQAKSGQVEYKTEKAGLVHAGVGKVSFEESSLKENIIALYHALVNAKPSSSKGVYMQKMHLSTSMGPSIPLDIQKVVS; this is translated from the coding sequence ATGGCTAAACTTAGCAAGAGATTAAAAAAATCATTTGAATTAGTTAGTGAAAATCAAGTGTATAGCTTAGATGAAGCATTGCAGATAGTTAAAAAATATGCTGTAGAAGCAAAGACTAAATTTGATGAGACTGTGGATGTTGTGTTTAAGCTCGGGGTAGACCCAAGGCAATCCGACCAAATGGTAAGAGGTGTGGTCGCCATGCCTAACGGTTTAGGTAAGCAAGTTAGAGTTGCAGTGTTTGCAAAACCTGAGCGTATGGAAGAAGCTAAAAAAGCTGGTGCTGATGTTGTTGGTGGAGATGATTTAGTTGAAGAAGTTAAAAATGGTAGGCTTGATTTTGATCTTTGTATCGCAACACCTGATATGATGGTTAAGGTTGGTACTTTAGGTAAAGTTTTAGGTCCGAAAGGAATGATGCCGAATCCTAAGTTAGGTACGGTTTCAAATGATATAGCTGCTGCTGTTAAGCAAGCTAAGTCAGGTCAGGTTGAGTATAAAACGGAGAAAGCCGGGTTAGTGCACGCTGGGGTCGGTAAGGTGAGTTTTGAAGAAAGCTCTCTAAAAGAGAATATTATTGCTCTTTATCATGCGCTTGTAAATGCTAAACCGAGTAGTTCTAAGGGTGTATATATGCAAAAGATGCATTTATCTACATCAATGGGTCCTTCTATACCTCTTGACATACAAAAAGTGGTAAGCTAG
- the rplK gene encoding 50S ribosomal protein L11, whose amino-acid sequence MKGGAKKTVVAKIKLQIPAGKANPSPPVGPALGQRGLNIMEFCKQFNDRTKDMEVGMPIPVVIEAYADKTFTFITKTPPTSYLVKKKAGVTSGSKTPGRDFAGKITMPQIEEIAKMKMADMGVDSLEAAISQVIGTATSAGIKVEA is encoded by the coding sequence GTGAAAGGCGGAGCAAAAAAAACTGTAGTAGCCAAGATAAAATTACAAATCCCTGCAGGGAAGGCTAATCCTTCTCCTCCCGTAGGGCCGGCATTAGGGCAGAGGGGTTTGAATATAATGGAGTTCTGTAAGCAATTTAACGATAGAACTAAAGATATGGAAGTCGGTATGCCAATCCCTGTAGTGATTGAAGCATATGCTGATAAAACATTCACCTTTATAACCAAGACACCTCCTACTTCTTACCTTGTGAAGAAAAAGGCCGGGGTTACGAGTGGTTCTAAAACTCCTGGCAGAGATTTTGCTGGTAAGATTACGATGCCTCAAATTGAAGAGATCGCTAAAATGAAGATGGCGGATATGGGAGTAGATTCATTAGAAGCTGCTATTTCTCAAGTAATAGGAACAGCGACTTCAGCTGGAATTAAAGTTGAAGCTTAA
- the nusG gene encoding transcription termination/antitermination protein NusG, whose translation MESPARWYIINTLSGYEQKVAKAIRETAEQKGVLPSFEDIIVPVENVTELRRGKKVTSARKIFPGYILVKMALNDLTWNIVKNTPRVAGLLGGSKPLPVPEVEVNRVLKQVEEGAVTKEIEVMYDINETVKIIDGPFETFAGVIEEVDSEKKRIKVLVSIFGRSTPVELEFGQVEKLK comes from the coding sequence ATGGAATCGCCAGCTCGTTGGTATATAATAAATACATTGTCTGGTTATGAGCAGAAAGTTGCAAAAGCAATTCGCGAAACCGCAGAGCAAAAAGGTGTGTTGCCTTCGTTTGAAGATATTATCGTTCCGGTTGAAAATGTTACCGAGTTAAGAAGGGGGAAAAAAGTTACCTCCGCAAGGAAGATCTTCCCGGGATATATTTTGGTAAAGATGGCATTAAACGACTTGACATGGAATATTGTAAAGAATACTCCGAGAGTTGCAGGTCTTTTGGGTGGTAGTAAACCGCTTCCGGTTCCTGAAGTTGAAGTTAATAGAGTTCTAAAGCAGGTCGAAGAAGGTGCGGTTACTAAAGAAATTGAAGTAATGTACGATATTAATGAAACAGTGAAAATAATTGATGGGCCGTTTGAGACGTTTGCAGGTGTGATTGAAGAAGTTGATTCAGAGAAAAAGCGAATAAAAGTTTTGGTATCTATATTCGGCAGATCAACCCCTGTGGAATTAGAATTTGGTCAAGTTGAGAAGTTAAAATAA
- the secE gene encoding preprotein translocase subunit SecE translates to MKIAEFAREVKLETMKILWPTRKESLMTCVMVLFITAISGVFFLLVDSAIYKIIQFILGI, encoded by the coding sequence GTGAAAATAGCGGAGTTTGCCAGAGAAGTAAAATTAGAGACGATGAAGATATTGTGGCCCACACGCAAGGAAAGTTTAATGACTTGTGTAATGGTGTTATTTATCACAGCAATCTCTGGTGTGTTTTTCTTGCTTGTTGATTCGGCTATATACAAAATTATTCAGTTTATATTAGGTATTTAA
- the tuf gene encoding elongation factor Tu: protein MAKQKYERNKPHVNIGTIGHVDHGKTSLTAAITKFFGNFVSYDNIDKAPEERERGITINTAHVEYETENRHYGHVDCPGHADYVKNMITGAAQMDGAILVVSAADGPMPQTREHILLARQVGVPALVVFLNKVDMVDDPELLELVEMEVRDLLSKYDYPGDDIPIIRGSALCALEGSNPELGENAIRELLKQVDAYIPLPDRPIDRPFLMPIEDVFSISGRGTVVTGRVEQGVVKVGEEIEIVGLKPNVKTTCTGVEMFRKLLDQGQAGDNVGVLLRGVGKEDVERGQVLAKPGTIKPHKKFKAEIYVLNKDEGGRHTPFFSNYRPQFYFRTTDVTGSIALPEGVEMIMPGDNTAITVELISPIAMDKGLKFAIREGGRTVGAGVVAEIIE from the coding sequence ATGGCCAAACAGAAGTATGAAAGGAATAAGCCGCACGTTAATATAGGGACGATAGGGCACGTTGACCATGGGAAGACGAGTTTAACGGCAGCGATAACGAAGTTTTTCGGAAATTTTGTAAGTTACGATAATATTGACAAAGCGCCTGAAGAGAGAGAAAGAGGTATTACAATTAATACCGCGCATGTTGAATATGAGACTGAGAATAGGCACTATGGGCACGTAGATTGTCCTGGGCACGCTGACTATGTTAAGAACATGATCACCGGTGCTGCACAAATGGATGGAGCGATATTGGTGGTTAGCGCAGCTGACGGACCTATGCCACAAACCAGAGAGCACATATTATTAGCACGCCAGGTTGGTGTACCTGCACTTGTAGTGTTCTTAAATAAAGTAGATATGGTAGATGATCCTGAGTTGCTTGAGCTGGTAGAGATGGAAGTAAGAGACTTGTTAAGCAAGTATGACTATCCGGGTGATGATATTCCGATTATCAGAGGATCTGCATTATGTGCGCTTGAGGGAAGTAATCCTGAGCTTGGGGAGAATGCGATCAGAGAGTTGTTAAAGCAGGTTGATGCATATATCCCGTTACCAGATCGTCCGATTGATAGGCCGTTTTTAATGCCGATTGAAGATGTATTCTCTATCTCCGGAAGAGGAACTGTAGTTACCGGGAGAGTTGAGCAGGGAGTAGTTAAAGTTGGAGAAGAGATTGAGATAGTGGGTCTTAAGCCTAATGTTAAGACGACCTGTACGGGAGTTGAGATGTTCCGTAAGCTTCTTGATCAAGGACAGGCGGGTGATAACGTTGGTGTGTTATTACGCGGAGTAGGTAAAGAAGATGTAGAGAGAGGGCAGGTTTTAGCTAAGCCCGGAACTATAAAGCCGCATAAGAAATTTAAGGCTGAAATATATGTACTGAATAAGGATGAGGGTGGAAGACATACACCGTTCTTTAGTAACTATAGACCTCAGTTTTACTTCAGGACTACTGATGTAACGGGTTCTATCGCGTTACCTGAAGGAGTGGAGATGATTATGCCTGGAGATAACACAGCTATAACGGTTGAGTTAATATCTCCGATTGCTATGGACAAGGGTCTTAAGTTTGCTATCCGTGAAGGTGGCAGAACTGTAGGTGCTGGCGTCGTAGCTGAAATAATTGAGTAA
- the lptB gene encoding LPS export ABC transporter ATP-binding protein has product MNEILKAVNLGKAYSGRRVVRDVNIEVNTGEVVGLLGPNGAGKTTTFYMIMGLIKPDYGNIFLNDVDITHLPIYRRARLGVGYLPQEPSIFRGLDVEKNILAVLEINEPIEENRYTILESLLAEFSITHLRNASALSLSGGERRRVEIARCLAAKPKFILLDEPLAGIDPIAISEIKDLIMHLKDRNIGVIITDHNVREALSIIDRAYIIHDGIVLMQGGVVDVVNHPEVRKVYLGEKFNY; this is encoded by the coding sequence ATGAATGAAATTTTAAAGGCGGTAAATTTAGGTAAAGCATATTCCGGAAGACGCGTTGTAAGAGATGTAAATATTGAAGTTAATACGGGAGAAGTAGTAGGGCTTTTAGGCCCGAACGGTGCAGGTAAAACTACTACTTTTTATATGATTATGGGATTGATTAAGCCTGATTACGGCAATATCTTTCTAAATGACGTTGATATAACTCATCTTCCTATCTACCGCAGAGCACGACTTGGAGTCGGTTATTTACCGCAGGAACCTTCAATTTTCCGTGGGCTTGATGTTGAGAAAAATATTTTAGCCGTACTTGAAATCAATGAGCCTATCGAAGAAAATAGATATACTATTCTTGAAAGCTTACTTGCCGAGTTTTCGATTACTCACTTAAGAAATGCTTCTGCTCTCTCTCTCTCGGGGGGGGAAAGAAGAAGGGTGGAAATAGCCAGGTGCTTAGCGGCAAAGCCGAAATTCATTCTGCTTGATGAGCCGCTAGCAGGGATTGACCCGATTGCAATTTCGGAAATTAAAGACTTAATTATGCATTTGAAAGACCGCAACATCGGAGTAATTATTACCGATCATAACGTGCGCGAAGCTTTATCGATTATTGACAGAGCTTACATAATTCATGACGGAATAGTGCTTATGCAGGGCGGGGTCGTAGATGTGGTTAACCATCCCGAGGTGCGGAAAGTTTACTTAGGAGAAAAATTTAATTATTAG
- the lptA gene encoding lipopolysaccharide transport periplasmic protein LptA yields the protein MKNFIIMLAFIFSISNAFAKETVQASQDPINIESNELVIEQKENKGVFTGNVEVIQGDMVINSDKMIVYYAEPTTDNADSQELLGSNKISRIETFGNVVITTPKEKAKGEKGEYITKDQVFILKKNVQLIQGKNILTGNKFIYNRLNGKGVLTSGGKGGKNKQRAKALIVPEQVR from the coding sequence ATGAAAAATTTTATTATAATGCTCGCTTTTATTTTTAGTATTTCGAATGCTTTTGCTAAAGAAACAGTGCAAGCTTCTCAGGATCCAATAAATATTGAATCCAATGAATTGGTAATAGAGCAAAAAGAGAACAAGGGAGTGTTCACCGGTAATGTTGAAGTCATCCAAGGCGATATGGTGATCAATTCGGATAAAATGATTGTTTATTATGCTGAACCTACAACTGATAATGCAGATTCCCAAGAGCTACTCGGCAGTAATAAAATTTCCAGGATCGAAACGTTTGGAAATGTTGTTATCACTACCCCGAAAGAAAAGGCGAAAGGGGAAAAGGGAGAGTATATTACTAAAGATCAAGTATTTATCCTCAAGAAGAATGTGCAGTTGATTCAGGGAAAAAATATCTTAACCGGTAATAAGTTTATCTATAACAGATTAAACGGTAAGGGAGTTTTAACCTCCGGTGGAAAGGGGGGTAAAAACAAGCAGAGAGCTAAAGCATTAATTGTCCCGGAGCAAGTTAGATGA
- a CDS encoding FAD-dependent oxidoreductase: MLDPSFKLEFKDLYSPNKLPLLDKRFLGYVIAFDDKLYHQLMLARSLSLSAKEESDLIINLAPYLEDFIAELFQIKDEVISLANLHHDLAPIFWCKRQFIQRKVAKNTSELDIAHLEQAKFNLAQWGVDLYNELSFAKFVQDATEDLEEEKLNYAKIYAAWALTSEEGKRIYKEGALFKTPKKLVLSHLIEADKDEEGVYKYSSENVRKREGFDLTDNTLNLVNALDHSNYCIWCHNQEKDSCSHGIKNKATNKFAVSELGANLTGCPLEEKISEMNTLKAKGIIIGALATAMIDNPLLAATGHRICNDCMKSCIYQKQEPVNIPLIETQTLDDVLALPYGFEIYSLLSRWNPLHFKNYLPKESSNYKVLVAGMGPAGFTLAHYLLNEGFIVTGIDGLKIEPLTSKVSGIDLDGNRVEFKPIKDVNELYSSLSERVPQGFGGVAEYGITVRWNKNYLTLIRLLLERRENFRMYGGIRFGGTITYETAFNLGFDHIALALGAGKPNIPPIPNALAKGVRTASDFLMSLQLTGAQRANSIANLQVRLPVVVIGGGLTAVDTATESLAYYCVQVEKFLKSYEKLGEEIFDNLSNEEKEVALEYIEHAKKLREVAEDDKIKLLRAWGGVKVVYRKTLQEAPSYRFNHEEVEKAFEEGIEFAENIIPEEILIDNSGSCIGLRHSNGVLDAKTILIATGTEPNTVLAREDEEHFKLDGRYFTALDENFNITSPERIAKPEKPYVLSSLNNKNKAVSFFGDLHPSYVGNVVKAMASAKQGYSVVTEIIRRFEPSNNLLKKEFFKQLDDYLSVKVKEVKELAPNIIEIIFQGKVVAAQFQPGQFYRLQNYEANALVRNGVSLAMEGLALTGAWVDKEQGLISTIVLEMGGSSNLCRYLKEGENVVLMGPTGTPTEIPENKTVMLVGGGLGNAVLFSIGKAMKEKGCRVLYFAGYRKKADRYKVEEIEKASDVTVWCCDEELLSYNRDIDKAFNGNIIQAIKAYGEKSLGAVEISLEEVDRIIVIGSDKMMAAVAYARHNILKSFFKGDHIAIGSINSPMQCMMKEICAQCLQRHVDPVTQKDYYVFSCSNQDQLLDEVDFNHLNLRLNQNSLQEKVCAKLIKQLLVV; the protein is encoded by the coding sequence ATGCTTGATCCCTCCTTTAAATTAGAATTTAAAGATTTATACTCTCCAAATAAGCTACCTCTTTTGGATAAGCGGTTTTTGGGGTATGTTATTGCTTTTGATGATAAGTTATATCATCAACTGATGTTAGCTCGTAGCCTAAGCTTAAGTGCTAAAGAGGAATCCGATTTAATTATTAATCTAGCTCCTTATCTGGAAGATTTCATAGCTGAGCTGTTCCAAATAAAAGATGAGGTGATAAGCTTAGCTAATTTACACCATGACTTAGCTCCGATTTTTTGGTGTAAAAGGCAGTTTATACAGAGGAAGGTAGCAAAGAATACTAGTGAACTTGATATTGCGCACCTGGAACAAGCTAAATTTAACTTAGCGCAATGGGGTGTAGACTTATATAATGAATTATCCTTTGCTAAATTTGTACAAGATGCAACCGAGGATCTAGAAGAAGAAAAATTAAATTATGCAAAAATTTATGCCGCATGGGCTTTAACTTCCGAAGAAGGTAAAAGAATATATAAAGAAGGGGCGCTATTTAAAACTCCGAAAAAGCTGGTTTTATCTCATCTTATAGAAGCTGATAAAGATGAAGAGGGAGTGTATAAATACAGCTCGGAAAATGTAAGAAAAAGAGAAGGGTTCGACCTGACTGATAATACACTAAATTTAGTTAATGCACTTGATCATAGTAATTACTGCATATGGTGCCATAACCAAGAAAAAGATTCCTGTTCTCACGGCATAAAAAATAAAGCGACTAATAAATTTGCGGTCAGTGAGCTCGGAGCAAACCTTACGGGATGCCCGCTTGAAGAAAAGATTTCCGAGATGAATACTTTAAAAGCTAAGGGAATAATTATCGGCGCACTGGCTACGGCGATGATAGATAACCCATTGCTTGCCGCGACGGGACACAGGATTTGTAATGATTGCATGAAATCCTGCATTTATCAAAAACAGGAACCGGTAAATATCCCGCTTATTGAAACACAGACTTTAGATGATGTTTTGGCTCTTCCTTACGGGTTTGAGATATATAGTTTGCTTTCTCGGTGGAATCCTTTGCATTTTAAAAATTACTTACCTAAGGAAAGCAGTAATTATAAAGTTTTAGTTGCCGGGATGGGACCTGCTGGGTTTACTCTTGCACACTATTTACTCAATGAAGGATTCATAGTAACCGGCATTGACGGGTTAAAGATTGAACCTTTAACCTCTAAAGTTTCCGGAATAGATTTGGATGGAAATAGAGTAGAATTTAAGCCGATTAAAGATGTTAATGAGTTATATTCTTCGCTCAGTGAGCGAGTGCCACAAGGGTTCGGGGGAGTAGCCGAATACGGCATAACCGTTAGGTGGAATAAAAACTATCTTACTTTAATCAGATTGCTGCTTGAAAGAAGAGAGAATTTCAGAATGTACGGCGGGATTAGGTTCGGCGGCACAATCACCTATGAAACTGCATTCAATCTCGGGTTTGATCATATTGCTCTTGCCCTCGGTGCAGGTAAGCCTAATATCCCCCCGATACCTAATGCCTTAGCCAAGGGAGTGCGAACTGCCTCAGATTTTCTGATGTCTTTACAGTTAACCGGTGCTCAGCGCGCAAACTCAATTGCTAATTTACAGGTGAGGCTGCCCGTGGTTGTGATCGGAGGGGGGTTAACCGCAGTTGATACTGCAACTGAAAGCTTAGCTTATTATTGTGTCCAAGTTGAGAAATTTCTTAAAAGCTATGAAAAATTGGGAGAAGAAATATTTGATAATCTTAGTAATGAAGAAAAGGAAGTTGCTTTAGAATATATTGAGCATGCAAAAAAACTAAGAGAAGTTGCAGAAGATGATAAAATAAAGTTATTGCGCGCGTGGGGCGGAGTTAAAGTAGTTTACAGAAAAACTTTACAGGAAGCGCCGAGTTATAGATTCAATCATGAAGAAGTAGAAAAGGCCTTTGAAGAGGGAATAGAATTTGCGGAAAATATAATACCGGAGGAAATATTAATCGATAATTCGGGCAGTTGTATAGGGTTGCGGCATAGTAATGGAGTGCTGGATGCCAAAACCATATTAATTGCGACCGGAACGGAGCCGAATACAGTCCTTGCCAGAGAAGATGAAGAGCATTTCAAACTGGACGGCAGATATTTTACCGCGCTTGATGAAAATTTTAATATAACCTCGCCGGAAAGAATTGCTAAACCTGAAAAGCCTTATGTTTTAAGCTCACTGAATAATAAAAATAAAGCGGTTAGTTTCTTTGGAGACCTACACCCCTCTTATGTCGGCAATGTAGTAAAAGCGATGGCAAGTGCTAAGCAGGGCTATAGTGTAGTAACTGAGATTATTAGAAGATTTGAGCCTTCGAACAATTTATTAAAAAAAGAATTTTTTAAACAATTAGATGATTACCTGTCGGTTAAAGTTAAAGAGGTGAAAGAGCTTGCGCCCAATATAATAGAAATTATTTTTCAAGGAAAAGTTGTAGCTGCTCAGTTTCAACCCGGGCAATTTTATCGTTTGCAGAATTATGAAGCAAATGCGCTTGTGAGAAACGGTGTTTCTTTAGCGATGGAAGGTTTAGCTCTCACGGGGGCATGGGTTGACAAAGAGCAAGGCTTAATTTCAACCATTGTGCTTGAGATGGGAGGTTCTTCTAATCTATGCCGTTATTTAAAAGAAGGAGAGAATGTAGTGCTAATGGGGCCTACCGGTACCCCTACCGAAATTCCTGAAAATAAAACGGTTATGCTGGTAGGGGGAGGTCTAGGCAATGCTGTTTTATTTTCTATCGGTAAGGCAATGAAAGAAAAGGGTTGTAGAGTGCTTTATTTTGCCGGCTATAGAAAAAAGGCGGATAGATATAAAGTGGAAGAGATTGAAAAAGCCTCTGATGTAACTGTCTGGTGCTGTGATGAAGAGTTATTAAGTTATAACAGAGATATCGATAAGGCTTTCAATGGTAATATTATACAAGCAATAAAAGCTTATGGGGAAAAAAGCTTGGGTGCGGTTGAAATAAGTTTGGAAGAGGTGGATAGAATTATTGTCATCGGTTCTGATAAAATGATGGCTGCAGTTGCTTATGCGAGGCATAATATCTTAAAAAGCTTTTTTAAAGGCGATCATATTGCGATCGGCTCGATAAATTCTCCGATGCAATGCATGATGAAGGAAATTTGTGCGCAATGCCTGCAAAGGCATGTTGATCCTGTTACTCAAAAAGATTACTATGTTTTTAGCTGTTCCAATCAGGATCAGTTGCTTGACGAAGTAGATTTTAACCATCTGAACTTACGGTTAAATCAAAATTCATTACAAGAAAAGGTATGTGCTAAATTAATTAAACAATTACTGGTGGTTTGA
- a CDS encoding DUF167 domain-containing protein, with protein sequence MPKNFLKISVKVSPQSKNDEVLEFLQDMDSRYFMRVRVKAPPQGGEANEAVIKLLSKYFDLAKSNIEIILGAASKQKVIRIVDFSDEIIVKKVQKNLFT encoded by the coding sequence GTGCCAAAAAATTTTTTAAAAATCAGTGTTAAAGTTAGCCCTCAAAGTAAAAATGATGAAGTGCTGGAATTTTTGCAGGACATGGATAGCCGGTATTTCATGAGAGTGAGGGTAAAAGCTCCTCCTCAGGGGGGAGAGGCAAATGAGGCGGTAATTAAACTTCTTTCAAAGTATTTTGACCTTGCTAAATCAAATATTGAAATCATCTTAGGCGCGGCTTCAAAACAAAAAGTAATAAGAATAGTTGATTTTAGTGATGAAATAATTGTAAAAAAGGTGCAGAAGAATCTGTTTACTTAA
- a CDS encoding flagellar basal body P-ring protein FlgI: MMLAYLNRLFEQAFFLIAVLIITFTAFEVKADSRIKDIVNFDGIRENMLIGYGLVVGLNGTGDNLKNSVFTQKGLTDFLEKLGVNTRGANLKTKNVAAVTVTASLPAFARTGSKISINVSTIGDAKSLKGGTLIATPLVGADGEVYAVSQGAISIGSPATLSDTTATLTPTSGYITNGAIIEREIDFRLDDLSEVRLALKNADITTARAIATAINANLFYDYAQALDPGTVRVNIPSQYKGRVLSLLADIESITIQPDSTAKIVIDEATGTIVIGENVKLSTVAIAQGNLIVKVKDSEEYAYEIGLTKVEPLPSEPGKEIAVFSQNTNLSDLVQGLNSLGVTPKDLISILKTIKQAGALQADIEVR; encoded by the coding sequence ATGATGTTAGCATATTTAAATAGATTATTCGAGCAAGCTTTTTTCTTAATTGCAGTATTGATAATAACTTTTACTGCTTTTGAAGTTAAAGCCGATTCTCGTATTAAAGATATAGTAAACTTTGATGGGATCAGGGAAAACATGCTGATCGGCTATGGGCTGGTTGTTGGACTTAATGGCACCGGAGATAACTTAAAAAACTCGGTATTTACTCAAAAAGGCTTAACCGATTTTTTAGAAAAACTCGGGGTTAACACTAGGGGTGCAAATTTAAAAACTAAGAATGTTGCAGCTGTTACGGTTACTGCTTCACTTCCGGCTTTTGCAAGAACGGGCAGCAAAATTTCAATCAACGTAAGCACGATCGGAGATGCAAAAAGTTTAAAAGGTGGAACTTTGATTGCAACACCATTGGTTGGTGCGGACGGTGAAGTTTATGCAGTATCACAAGGAGCAATTAGCATTGGAAGCCCTGCAACTTTATCGGATACTACCGCGACATTAACTCCTACATCAGGATATATAACTAACGGTGCAATTATAGAGCGTGAAATTGATTTCAGACTCGATGATCTTTCCGAAGTAAGGCTTGCGTTGAAAAATGCTGATATTACTACTGCGCGCGCTATAGCAACCGCAATTAATGCAAACTTGTTTTACGATTATGCGCAAGCTTTAGATCCGGGTACGGTGAGAGTAAATATTCCAAGCCAATATAAAGGAAGAGTTCTATCTTTGCTTGCTGATATTGAAAGCATAACCATACAACCTGATTCCACCGCTAAAATAGTTATAGATGAAGCTACCGGCACGATAGTAATCGGAGAAAACGTTAAACTTAGCACAGTTGCCATCGCTCAAGGTAATTTGATCGTAAAAGTAAAAGATTCGGAAGAATATGCTTATGAGATCGGATTAACTAAAGTTGAACCGCTTCCTTCCGAGCCCGGGAAAGAAATAGCAGTGTTTAGTCAAAATACAAATTTAAGTGATCTGGTTCAGGGATTAAATTCCCTTGGTGTTACGCCTAAGGATTTAATTTCTATTTTAAAAACTATAAAACAAGCAGGCGCACTACAAGCAGATATAGAGGTAAGATAA
- a CDS encoding rod-binding protein has product MTNIHNLTNSFATMQVDQGREKSLSGNSPTKEAAQEFSAYVVSHLLKEASPPVNNHMLNENSTTQEIFEGLLTNEYAKVAAKQDSLGITKIVESSLLQVQEQSLGE; this is encoded by the coding sequence ATGACTAATATACATAATTTAACCAACAGTTTTGCAACTATGCAGGTTGACCAGGGAAGGGAAAAAAGTTTATCAGGTAATTCACCTACTAAAGAAGCTGCACAGGAATTTTCCGCTTATGTCGTTTCCCATTTATTAAAAGAGGCTTCCCCTCCGGTAAATAATCATATGCTTAACGAAAATAGTACAACTCAAGAAATATTTGAAGGCCTACTCACCAACGAGTATGCAAAGGTGGCGGCAAAGCAGGATAGCTTAGGTATTACAAAAATAGTTGAATCGTCTTTATTACAAGTTCAAGAACAAAGTTTAGGGGAGTAA